The Ahaetulla prasina isolate Xishuangbanna chromosome 13, ASM2864084v1, whole genome shotgun sequence genomic interval GCCACATTTTTTTCCCAGGTTGAGAAAGgctgaaggaagaaaaatggatgtTTTACATTATGGTCCTGAAGAAAACGAGATCAAATCACTCCATGCTATTTGCTCTACTGGAAGCACTAATAAAAACGCTGAAGCTTAAATATTTTGAAACTTAATGTGAAGACAGTGGAGAAGCTCCTGATATTTGGAAAAATCAAAAGGCCATTAAGGCCAACAGAAGACAGGGCACCCATGATAGGATCTGGGTACTCTGTCTTCTGTTGGCCTCCCTATCAAGATGGTTCCCATTGTTTGGAATTGACTGACAAGAAAGTATAAAAGATgggcattatgcaaacacaacccCTTTTTTAGATTGTTTTTTCTAGTCCAATTACAAGATGCTAGATTTACATTAAAGATTTTGTGGCTAAAAACTTGTGTTTGATATATCCTGTCACAGCATACCAAAGCTGACTTAGGCAATTGGGTTTGAGCACAACATGCGATGCTGCCATAAATAAGTATGGTTGAATGCAAACGTCTGGTTCAGTTAACATTGAAAGCAAAGGCTAGCATCCCACAGTGGAATAAACCCAGTGACCCAGGCCCACGTGTGGCTGACTGTGTTGCATAACTCTCAACAATTACAGCATCTCTTTTGGAGCTACCAGGACATGGTGAAGGCAGAGGGTGAGGTGAGCTTTAGAAAAGCAGGGGTTCAGCTCTGTTCAGCTGTAAAGGTGTCCAACTGGCTGATCCTTACAGGTGGCAGTAAACTAAATGTACTGATGTGATTTAGGGTTCAAATAAGAAATAAGACAGAATCCCTTGAAGATGGTGGTGATGCCAGTCACTTGTAGGGGTCTTTTAAGACACCACAGGATGATTTAATTGGATTTACTGTAATGAAAAACTCAGTCTATGATTTCCCTCCTAATAGCAGTGAAGCTCTTCCTCAAAAATGCTTGCAGGCCCCTTTAAATACCCCCACAAACAGGCTTCCTTTCTAGaggtattttattttccttaccaGTTACTAAGCTTTGTGCTTTATCGTCAATGTAAAAAACATTGTCCATGCCTCATAAATGGTTGGGCTCATCTCAAAATTGCAAGTTCAGTCCAAATTTCATACATGCAAAATCAAATTTAACAAAGGGTGTCCCAGAAAGGCTTGCAAGGCAGAAAGCTCCCCTGAGCGCCCCCCCCCTTCCATCAGCCTGGCTTCCTCCGGAGCAGCCCCACTTGGGGAGGGGCCCCCACATTGCAGCGGGAACCTCAGCATCCCGCTGGTCCTGCAGGGGGCTTCCTCCAGCCCTCTTGTCAGGAAGGCCATGGAGGTGAGGGAGGCATCTCTCGCAGGAGGTCCACAAGCTCTCGCTGAAGCTGGGCTACCTGGCTGTCTGGGAGGAGACATTGCTGAATCCTGTGAAGCGCTGAGGCCTCCGTGAGGCCTTCGTATTCCTGGACAGTTTTGGTGGGCAGATGTCCTGCCAGTTCACAAACGGCCACATTGAAGGCCAATTCTTCTTTGGTACCGAAGCAGGCTTTCCGGGCCCAGAGAATGACGCGGATGCCCGGGCGAGCTCTGGAGCCAAGGGGGCCCTCGGGGACAGCCCCGCGCGTGGCAAACAAGTTGTGGGCAATCTCTCGCTGGGTCAGATGGCGGGTGGCCCGGCCGATCCGATGGGCCAGCGGCTCCACCTGCCGCCCGTCACCGCAGTAGAAGAGGAAGGCGGGCGCCGGGGCTTCCCGCAGCAGGTAGAGGCCCGCTTCGGGCAGGAGGGGCTCGCTGGGGGCAGACTCCACCGAGAGCTCCCAGTCCAGGTAAAAGGCGTGCAGGTGCAGGTGGTTGACGGAGGCGAAAGCGCCCAGGCTGTTGAAGCCGAGGCGGAAGCCGGGGTGGGCGCTGAGGAGCACGGCCTCCAGCCCCGCCAGCAGGGCCTCCGGGGTGAGGATCTGGGGCAGGGCGAGCGCAGGGTCGGGGATGAGGAGCACGTGTCCCCGCTCCAGCGGACTGACGTTGATGGCCACCAGGGTCCCGGGCGAGCTGGCCAGGCCGGGGCCGCGCCGGCGCAGGCAGAAGAGCACCTCCTCCCGCCCGATCTGGCCGAAGTTGAATTGCCGGGGATCGAAGCTCTGCCGGACGCTGCGGACCTCCTGGGGCCGCCTCCTCTCGGTCGCCCGCTGCACGTTCAGCTGGGCCACCAGCCCCAGCCGGCCAGGCAGGACCCGCGTCTGCAGCCGGCCCAGGCGGTAGCGGAAGAGGCCCCGCCGCAGCCGCTCCTCCCAGCCTTCCCGCAGCGCCCGGTCGAAGCGCGACCAGGCGGGGCTGCCGGCCGCCTCCGCGCCGCTTCTCGGCCACTCCGGCCCGGGCAGCACCAGCTCCTCCGGCCCGTAGCAGAAGGGCTCGGGGGGCTCCGCGGGGCTCCCGCCGCCCTGCCCGGCCTCCCCGGGCCCCTCCGCGGCCATGCGGGAAGCCGGCTGCGGGACTTCCGCAGGAAAGACAGACAGACGGCCGGCCGGAGGGCTCCCGGGGACCGCCTTGGCCGCGCCTAAGCTCCGCGTGGCGGTGGGACCGGCTCCCGGCCGTCCTCAGCCCGCAGGCGCTTCGCCTCCCCGAGCGGCCGCCTGGCGCGATCTCCCTGCCGGCGCCGCTGGGCTGTCGGGCAGCCGCTCCGCCCAGGGGCGGgacgaggaggcggaggaggaagaggagccgGAGCCGCGGTTGCCAGACGGAAGGATGGGGGGTTCGGGCAGCCGCCTGCCCCGCGACCTGCTGGCCGAGTACCAGGTGCGtcccgggagggagggagggagggaggggggcccgGCTGGGGGTCGGGGAGCCCTGCCTGC includes:
- the GDPGP1 gene encoding GDP-D-glucose phosphorylase 1, with amino-acid sequence MAAEGPGEAGQGGGSPAEPPEPFCYGPEELVLPGPEWPRSGAEAAGSPAWSRFDRALREGWEERLRRGLFRYRLGRLQTRVLPGRLGLVAQLNVQRATERRRPQEVRSVRQSFDPRQFNFGQIGREEVLFCLRRRGPGLASSPGTLVAINVSPLERGHVLLIPDPALALPQILTPEALLAGLEAVLLSAHPGFRLGFNSLGAFASVNHLHLHAFYLDWELSVESAPSEPLLPEAGLYLLREAPAPAFLFYCGDGRQVEPLAHRIGRATRHLTQREIAHNLFATRGAVPEGPLGSRARPGIRVILWARKACFGTKEELAFNVAVCELAGHLPTKTVQEYEGLTEASALHRIQQCLLPDSQVAQLQRELVDLLREMPPSPPWPS